One window of Botrimarina mediterranea genomic DNA carries:
- a CDS encoding Uma2 family endonuclease encodes MSTAVFIADPSEELVTADALAGIRDECRLELIEGRLLRKPYRGFQDGALCATLCFVVGTWVKERQLGKVVASSGFVVGSDPDTVLSPAVGFVSCEWLNRSVCGEDYFDGPPDLAIEVVSYGERAAEYVGKSRRWLRAGAKLVWVFDIDDRSLTVHHSLDDARILTGDAALDGGELLPGFRYPLAELFAGLEPK; translated from the coding sequence ATGAGCACGGCTGTATTTATCGCCGATCCATCGGAAGAGCTCGTCACCGCAGACGCTTTGGCGGGCATTCGAGACGAGTGCCGGCTTGAGCTGATCGAGGGGCGGTTGTTGCGGAAGCCCTACCGCGGCTTCCAGGATGGCGCTCTGTGCGCCACGTTGTGCTTCGTTGTTGGGACGTGGGTTAAGGAACGACAACTCGGAAAGGTCGTCGCATCGAGTGGCTTCGTCGTTGGTAGCGATCCCGATACGGTTCTATCGCCGGCAGTCGGCTTCGTTTCTTGTGAGTGGTTAAACCGCTCGGTGTGTGGTGAGGACTACTTCGACGGTCCACCCGATCTAGCGATAGAAGTCGTTTCCTACGGGGAGCGTGCCGCGGAATATGTCGGCAAGTCGCGACGTTGGTTGCGCGCGGGCGCGAAATTGGTTTGGGTCTTCGACATCGATGATCGTTCACTGACGGTTCATCACTCGCTCGACGACGCGCGGATTCTTACGGGCGACGCCGCGCTCGATGGCGGCGAGCTGCTGCCGGGGTTTCGCTATCCCCTCGCCGAGTTGTTTGCCGGGCTGGAGCCGAAGTGA
- the fba gene encoding class II fructose-bisphosphate aldolase (catalyzes the reversible aldol condensation of dihydroxyacetonephosphate and glyceraldehyde 3-phosphate in the Calvin cycle, glycolysis, and/or gluconeogenesis), translating into MPLVPMRLLLDHAAENDYGLAAFNVNNMEQIQAIMEAAEETESPVIIQASRGARKYSQDAYLRHLMLAAAELYPKIPIVMHQDHGNGPDTCQSAIDNGFTSVMMDGSLKEDGATPADYDYNVKVTKQVVESAHKQGVSVEGELGCLGSLETGGGEQEDGHGATEELSHDQLLTDPDEAEQFVKDTGVDALAVAIGTSHGAYKFTKKPTGDVLAMDRIIEINKRLPNCHLVMHGSSSVPQELQDIINQYGGEMKQTFGVPVEEIQKGIKYGVRKINVDTDNRMAMTGAVRKLLFTAPEKFDVRDWMKPAREAMKQVCVARMTAFGQAGNAGKIQCKSIADFVGYYK; encoded by the coding sequence ATGCCCCTGGTCCCGATGCGTCTGTTGCTCGACCACGCCGCCGAGAACGATTACGGCCTGGCCGCGTTCAACGTGAACAACATGGAGCAAATCCAGGCGATCATGGAGGCCGCCGAGGAGACCGAGTCGCCCGTCATCATCCAGGCGTCGCGCGGCGCCCGGAAGTACTCGCAGGACGCCTACCTGCGGCACCTGATGCTGGCCGCTGCGGAGCTGTACCCGAAGATCCCGATCGTCATGCACCAGGACCACGGCAACGGTCCCGACACGTGCCAGAGCGCGATCGACAACGGCTTCACGAGCGTCATGATGGACGGCTCGCTGAAGGAAGACGGCGCCACGCCGGCCGACTACGACTACAACGTCAAGGTCACCAAGCAAGTCGTCGAGTCGGCGCACAAGCAGGGCGTCAGCGTCGAGGGTGAGCTCGGCTGCCTGGGGTCGCTCGAGACGGGCGGCGGCGAGCAAGAGGACGGCCACGGCGCCACCGAGGAGCTGTCGCACGACCAGTTGCTGACCGACCCGGACGAGGCCGAGCAGTTCGTCAAGGACACCGGCGTCGACGCCCTGGCGGTCGCCATCGGCACCAGCCACGGCGCCTACAAGTTCACGAAGAAGCCCACCGGCGACGTGTTGGCGATGGACCGCATCATCGAGATCAACAAGCGGCTCCCCAATTGCCACCTCGTGATGCACGGCTCGTCGAGCGTCCCGCAAGAGCTGCAGGACATCATCAACCAGTACGGCGGCGAGATGAAGCAAACCTTCGGCGTGCCGGTCGAGGAGATCCAGAAGGGGATCAAGTACGGCGTGCGGAAGATCAACGTCGATACCGACAACCGCATGGCGATGACCGGCGCGGTTCGCAAGCTGCTGTTCACCGCCCCAGAAAAGTTCGACGTCCGCGACTGGATGAAGCCGGCCCGCGAAGCGATGAAGCAGGTCTGCGTCGCGCGGATGACGGCGTTCGGCCAGGCGGGCAACGCCGGCAAGATCCAGTGCAAGTCGATTGCGGACTTTGTAGGCTACTACAAGTAA
- a CDS encoding bL17 family ribosomal protein, whose protein sequence is MRHRKRGRKLGRNPNHQRALLRNLASALILTERDPDDLRFLDLESAPKVKGRIITTIHKAKEVRPLVEKCVTIAKKSLAATSAAEEFGPSAERGTDAWKKWRESDQWVKWNAAISPAVAARRRCLQLLGDKNAVSILFEEVAPRYVDRPGGYTRVLRLATPRLGDAGVRAMIEFVGKNDRTVEKAAKPSFDSSEEPAEAAAAE, encoded by the coding sequence ATGCGTCACCGCAAGCGAGGCCGTAAGCTCGGCCGTAACCCGAACCATCAGCGGGCGTTGCTCCGCAACCTCGCCAGCGCGCTGATCCTCACGGAGCGCGACCCGGACGACCTGCGCTTCCTCGACCTCGAGTCGGCGCCGAAGGTGAAGGGCCGCATCATCACGACGATCCACAAGGCGAAGGAAGTCCGCCCGCTCGTGGAGAAGTGCGTGACGATCGCCAAGAAGTCGCTGGCCGCCACCAGCGCCGCCGAGGAGTTTGGCCCGTCGGCCGAGCGTGGCACCGACGCCTGGAAGAAATGGCGTGAGAGCGACCAGTGGGTCAAGTGGAACGCGGCCATCTCGCCGGCCGTGGCCGCCCGTCGCCGTTGCCTGCAGCTGCTGGGCGACAAGAACGCCGTCAGCATCCTCTTCGAAGAGGTCGCGCCGCGTTACGTCGATCGCCCTGGCGGTTACACCCGCGTGCTGCGTCTGGCGACGCCGCGCTTGGGCGACGCCGGTGTGCGAGCGATGATCGAGTTCGTCGGCAAGAACGACCGCACAGTCGAGAAGGCCGCCAAGCCGTCGTTCGACTCATCGGAAGAGCCCGCCGAGGCCGCCGCCGCGGAGTGA
- a CDS encoding DNA-directed RNA polymerase subunit alpha, protein MHIRWRGLELPSMVTCEQETLSSTYGKFVAEPFHRGFGATVGNSLRRVLLSSLEGSAVTQIKLHNAQHEFTTIPGVLQDVTDIVLNVKSLVVKNHIDSTKVLRVERNTAGDIVAGDIETDESVEIINRHHVLATLTDNVPFVMEMVIENGRGYVPASEHSAGVQEIGIIPVDAIFSPVTRVRYEVEETRVGQKTNYDKLTMEIWTDGSVGPEMAMVESAKILRKHLNPFVQYSELGPQVRSPARVVSSGGVDPTTEAKLNMPIAELNLSVRASNCLESENILTVRELVTRTEDQLLEVRNFGETTLTEVQERLRALGMHLGMRVGSPVGI, encoded by the coding sequence ATGCACATTCGTTGGCGTGGACTCGAACTGCCGAGCATGGTGACGTGCGAGCAGGAGACGCTGTCCAGCACCTACGGCAAGTTTGTCGCCGAGCCGTTCCACCGCGGCTTTGGCGCTACGGTCGGCAACAGCCTGCGGCGCGTGCTGCTCTCGAGCCTCGAGGGGAGCGCCGTCACGCAGATCAAACTGCACAACGCGCAGCACGAGTTCACCACGATCCCGGGCGTTCTTCAGGACGTCACCGACATCGTGTTGAACGTCAAGTCGTTGGTGGTGAAGAACCACATCGACTCGACCAAGGTGCTCCGCGTCGAGCGAAACACGGCCGGCGACATCGTCGCGGGCGACATCGAGACCGACGAGTCGGTCGAGATCATCAACAGGCACCACGTCCTGGCGACGCTGACGGACAACGTGCCGTTCGTCATGGAGATGGTGATCGAGAACGGCCGCGGCTACGTCCCGGCCAGCGAGCACAGCGCCGGCGTGCAAGAGATCGGGATCATCCCGGTCGACGCGATCTTCAGCCCGGTGACGCGCGTCCGCTACGAGGTCGAAGAGACCCGCGTCGGTCAAAAGACCAACTACGACAAGCTCACGATGGAGATCTGGACCGACGGATCGGTCGGCCCCGAGATGGCGATGGTCGAGTCGGCGAAGATTCTTCGCAAGCACCTCAACCCGTTCGTGCAGTACTCGGAGCTGGGCCCGCAGGTGCGTTCGCCGGCCCGCGTCGTGTCGTCGGGCGGCGTCGATCCGACGACCGAGGCCAAGCTCAACATGCCGATCGCCGAGCTCAACCTCAGCGTCCGCGCTAGCAACTGCCTGGAGTCGGAGAACATCCTCACCGTCCGTGAGCTGGTCACCCGCACCGAGGACCAGTTGCTTGAGGTCCGCAATTTCGGTGAGACGACTCTCACGGAAGTGCAAGAGCGTCTCCGCGCCCTGGGGATGCACCTCGGCATGCGTGTCGGCTCGCCGGTAGGTATCTGA
- the rpsD gene encoding 30S ribosomal protein S4, with protein sequence MARYTGPVCRLCRRDGAKLFLKGTRCDTTKCAFERREGPPGQQPPRRGKMTAYGTQLREKQKVKHYYGVLEKQFRLYFEKAERTKGNTGAALLGLLERRLDNVVHRLGFGLSRPQARQLISHGHITVNGRKCTIPSALVRAGDVIRVKNRAESLDIVRAAQADNNKQVPDYLSITESQVPEGIVGRLPSIEDVSIPVDMQLIIELCSR encoded by the coding sequence ATGGCTCGCTACACCGGTCCTGTCTGTCGTCTCTGCCGCCGCGACGGCGCGAAGCTCTTCCTCAAGGGCACGCGCTGTGACACCACGAAGTGCGCCTTCGAGCGTCGCGAAGGGCCCCCGGGCCAGCAGCCCCCACGCCGCGGCAAGATGACCGCCTACGGCACGCAGCTGCGTGAGAAGCAGAAGGTCAAACACTATTACGGCGTGCTCGAGAAGCAGTTCCGTTTGTATTTCGAGAAGGCCGAACGCACCAAGGGCAACACCGGCGCCGCCTTGCTGGGTCTGCTCGAGCGTCGCCTCGACAACGTGGTGCACCGCCTCGGTTTCGGCCTCAGCCGCCCGCAGGCCCGCCAGTTGATCTCGCACGGGCACATCACGGTCAACGGCCGCAAGTGCACGATCCCCAGCGCCCTGGTCCGCGCCGGCGACGTGATCCGCGTCAAGAACCGCGCCGAGAGCCTCGACATCGTCCGCGCCGCCCAGGCCGACAACAACAAGCAGGTCCCCGACTACCTGTCGATCACCGAGAGCCAAGTCCCCGAAGGAATCGTCGGTCGCCTGCCGAGCATCGAGGACGTGTCGATCCCCGTCGATATGCAGCTCATCATCGAGTTGTGCTCGCGCTAA
- the rpsK gene encoding 30S ribosomal protein S11: MAKSTAKPADKARRTKRNIAVGVAYINATFNNTTVTITDPKGDTLCWATSGTSGFKGSRKATPFAGQCAAQQAAEKAKKYGMRDIDVKVKGPGSGRESAITALEAAGLKVKSIEDITPLPHNGCRPRKKRRV; this comes from the coding sequence GTGGCGAAATCCACTGCCAAGCCGGCCGATAAGGCCCGCCGCACCAAGCGCAACATCGCGGTCGGCGTCGCCTATATCAACGCGACGTTCAACAACACGACCGTCACGATCACCGACCCTAAGGGCGACACGCTCTGCTGGGCGACCTCCGGCACCAGCGGGTTCAAGGGAAGCCGCAAGGCGACCCCGTTCGCCGGCCAATGCGCCGCGCAGCAGGCCGCCGAGAAGGCCAAGAAGTACGGCATGCGGGACATCGACGTGAAGGTGAAGGGGCCCGGCTCCGGCCGCGAGAGCGCCATCACCGCCCTGGAGGCCGCCGGCCTCAAGGTCAAGTCGATCGAGGACATCACACCGCTGCCGCACAACGGCTGCCGTCCGCGTAAGAAGCGCCGCGTTTAG
- the rpsM gene encoding 30S ribosomal protein S13 produces MPRLQGVDIPGDRPTVISLQYLYGVGPRVARELCEKAGVNPTARAREMTEDEAARIAALLDKDYTVEGQLRRQVSQNIARLRDIACYRGVRHRRGLPVRGQRTKTNARTRKGPKKTVAGKKGVKDLR; encoded by the coding sequence ATGCCACGTCTCCAAGGTGTCGACATCCCCGGCGACCGTCCGACGGTGATCTCGTTGCAGTACCTCTATGGCGTCGGCCCTCGGGTCGCCCGCGAGTTGTGCGAGAAGGCCGGCGTCAATCCGACGGCCCGCGCCCGTGAGATGACCGAGGACGAGGCGGCTCGCATCGCCGCTCTGTTGGACAAGGACTACACGGTCGAGGGTCAGCTCCGTCGGCAGGTGTCGCAAAACATCGCCCGCCTGCGGGACATCGCCTGCTATCGCGGCGTGCGTCACCGCCGCGGCCTGCCGGTCCGCGGCCAGCGCACCAAGACCAACGCCCGCACCCGCAAGGGTCCGAAGAAGACCGTCGCCGGCAAGAAGGGCGTCAAGGACCTCCGCTGA
- the rpmJ gene encoding 50S ribosomal protein L36: MKVRASVKRICAKCKVVKRRGVIRVVCENPRHKQRQG; encoded by the coding sequence ATGAAAGTCCGAGCCAGCGTTAAACGGATCTGCGCCAAGTGCAAGGTCGTGAAGCGTCGCGGCGTGATCCGTGTCGTTTGCGAAAACCCGCGTCACAAGCAGCGGCAAGGCTGA
- the map gene encoding type I methionyl aminopeptidase, giving the protein MNACRESRRADAEQRQPVNPPSKQQAAASAVIQLKSEREIRLMRRSGLAVWKAHQIATEMVRPGATTREIDAAIAAYFKSRGGTPLFLNYPNHDEGKPAFPAVTCMSKNDAVVHGIPDDVPLKEGDILSLDTGVRIGGWCGDAAYTYKVGEVAPDVQRLLDCTQAVLDLAFDLLCVKTRWSQVASTMERYVKDHGFSSVENFVGHGIGRKMHEDPQVPNFVSRSLRGRGDFRIEPGLVIAVEPMVNMGSKQVKMLRDHWTQVTIDGKPSAHFEHTIAITRDGPKRLTEAPADDELELLED; this is encoded by the coding sequence TTGAACGCTTGCCGTGAGTCGCGTCGTGCCGACGCCGAGCAACGCCAACCAGTCAATCCACCTTCAAAGCAGCAAGCAGCGGCCAGCGCGGTGATCCAGCTCAAGTCCGAACGCGAAATCCGGTTGATGCGCCGGTCGGGCTTGGCCGTGTGGAAAGCCCACCAGATCGCCACGGAGATGGTCCGGCCCGGCGCCACGACGCGCGAGATCGACGCCGCCATCGCCGCGTATTTCAAGAGCCGGGGCGGCACGCCGCTGTTCCTCAACTACCCCAACCACGACGAAGGGAAGCCCGCCTTCCCGGCTGTCACCTGCATGTCGAAGAACGACGCGGTCGTCCACGGCATCCCGGACGACGTTCCGCTCAAAGAGGGGGACATCCTCAGCCTCGACACGGGCGTGCGGATCGGCGGCTGGTGCGGCGACGCGGCCTACACCTACAAGGTGGGCGAGGTCGCTCCCGACGTGCAGCGGTTGCTCGACTGCACGCAGGCGGTCCTCGACCTGGCGTTCGACCTGCTTTGCGTGAAGACGCGCTGGAGCCAGGTCGCCTCGACGATGGAGCGGTACGTCAAAGACCACGGCTTCTCGTCGGTCGAGAACTTCGTGGGTCACGGCATCGGCCGCAAGATGCACGAGGACCCGCAGGTGCCGAACTTCGTGAGCCGCTCGCTCCGCGGGCGGGGCGATTTCCGGATCGAGCCGGGGCTGGTGATCGCCGTGGAGCCGATGGTGAACATGGGGAGCAAGCAGGTGAAGATGCTCCGCGACCACTGGACCCAGGTCACGATCGACGGGAAGCCGAGCGCCCATTTCGAGCACACGATCGCGATCACCAGGGACGGGCCTAAGCGGCTCACCGAAGCGCCGGCGGACGACGAGTTGGAGTTGTTGGAGGATTGA
- a CDS encoding adenylate kinase, with translation MRVVFIGPPGAGKGTQAVRVAEHLGVKQLSTGDVLRQARDRHEPIGLEAGKYLDKGHLVPDAMVVAIVSDRLAKDDCAKGYLFDGFPRTLGQAEALDDLLVDCGAPLDAAIEFVVPEDELFNRLHDRGRSDDSEATIRERLRHYAVLTAPLAEYYDNRGVLRCVDAVGTPDEVFKRVCDALDDIRAKAAKR, from the coding sequence ATGCGAGTTGTCTTCATCGGACCCCCAGGAGCAGGCAAGGGCACCCAAGCGGTCCGCGTCGCCGAGCACCTGGGCGTCAAGCAACTCTCGACCGGCGACGTGCTTCGCCAAGCCCGTGATCGCCACGAGCCGATCGGCTTGGAGGCCGGTAAGTATCTCGACAAGGGCCACCTTGTGCCCGACGCGATGGTTGTCGCCATCGTCAGCGACCGGCTCGCCAAGGACGACTGCGCCAAAGGCTACCTGTTCGACGGGTTCCCCCGGACGCTTGGCCAGGCCGAGGCGCTCGACGACCTGCTCGTCGATTGCGGGGCGCCCCTCGACGCGGCGATCGAGTTCGTCGTCCCGGAGGACGAGCTGTTCAACCGGCTCCACGACCGCGGCCGCTCGGACGACAGCGAGGCGACCATCCGTGAGCGACTGCGGCACTACGCGGTCCTGACGGCGCCGCTGGCGGAGTATTACGATAACCGAGGCGTGCTGCGGTGCGTCGATGCGGTCGGCACGCCCGACGAGGTCTTCAAGCGGGTCTGCGACGCGCTCGATGACATCCGGGCCAAAGCGGCGAAGCGTTAG
- the secY gene encoding preprotein translocase subunit SecY, translating to MFEKLRVVWQIPELRKKILLTLFLLGVYRVGFQISLPIVDTEKIQQFQQSQGGLNGMLQQVAILSASKLNDITIFGLGIMPYISASIIFQLLGSVIPSLEALQKEGEAGRKKINEYTRYATVFLCLIQSWFFVTSFANSQGLVSAEFVNSATGNMYLGWTVVSVLTMTAGTIFLMWLGEQIDEYGIGNGISLLIMAGILAQMPYAGLELYQISSLTLGDAAKLDPPRLMLLAAMFIGVVVGTVFITLGQRRITMQSAKHQRGRRVVGGGKSYLPLKVNQAGVMPIIFASSLLMFPGLFLQQLDPMVQGWDDGFWKSLFSGLAGAFNQQSFFYNLLFLVLIYFFCYFWTAITFNPKDMSENLKNFGSFIPGYRPGKRTADYLEKVMFRITYVGAGFLALIAIIPSLIVTGLNVPWGIAMFYGGTSLLIAVSVAFDLVQKIDSHLVMRNYKGLLE from the coding sequence ATGTTCGAGAAGCTCCGCGTCGTCTGGCAGATCCCCGAGCTTCGTAAGAAGATTCTGCTGACGCTTTTTCTGCTCGGCGTCTATCGGGTGGGCTTTCAGATCAGCCTGCCGATTGTTGATACCGAGAAGATCCAGCAGTTCCAGCAGTCTCAGGGCGGCCTTAATGGCATGCTCCAACAAGTGGCGATCCTCAGCGCCAGCAAGCTGAACGACATCACGATCTTCGGCCTGGGCATCATGCCCTACATCTCCGCCTCGATCATCTTCCAGCTGCTCGGGAGCGTGATTCCGTCATTGGAAGCCCTCCAGAAGGAGGGCGAAGCGGGTCGTAAGAAGATCAATGAATACACGCGGTACGCGACGGTCTTTCTCTGTTTGATCCAGAGTTGGTTCTTCGTGACGTCGTTCGCGAACTCGCAGGGGCTGGTGTCGGCGGAGTTCGTGAACTCCGCGACCGGTAATATGTATTTAGGGTGGACGGTCGTCTCGGTCCTTACCATGACGGCGGGCACCATCTTTTTGATGTGGCTCGGCGAACAGATCGACGAGTACGGCATCGGCAACGGCATCAGCCTCCTGATCATGGCGGGCATCCTCGCCCAGATGCCTTACGCCGGCTTGGAGCTCTACCAGATTTCGTCGCTGACGCTGGGCGATGCGGCGAAGCTCGACCCCCCGCGACTGATGCTGCTGGCGGCGATGTTCATCGGCGTCGTGGTGGGCACGGTCTTCATCACGCTCGGCCAACGACGCATCACGATGCAGAGCGCCAAGCACCAGCGCGGGCGCCGCGTCGTCGGCGGCGGCAAGAGCTACCTGCCGCTCAAGGTCAACCAGGCGGGCGTCATGCCGATCATCTTCGCGAGCAGCCTGCTGATGTTCCCGGGCCTGTTCCTCCAGCAACTCGACCCGATGGTGCAGGGCTGGGACGACGGTTTCTGGAAGTCGCTCTTCTCGGGTCTCGCCGGGGCGTTCAACCAGCAGTCGTTCTTCTACAACCTGCTGTTCCTCGTGCTGATTTACTTCTTCTGTTACTTCTGGACCGCCATCACCTTCAACCCGAAGGACATGTCGGAGAACCTGAAGAATTTCGGTTCCTTCATCCCGGGCTACCGTCCGGGTAAGCGGACGGCGGACTACCTCGAGAAGGTGATGTTCCGGATCACCTACGTCGGCGCCGGCTTCCTGGCGTTGATCGCGATCATCCCGTCGCTGATCGTCACGGGGCTCAACGTGCCTTGGGGCATCGCGATGTTCTACGGCGGCACGAGCCTGCTGATCGCGGTGAGCGTCGCGTTCGACTTGGTGCAGAAGATCGATAGCCACTTGGTGATGCGGAACTACAAAGGCCTGCTGGAGTAG
- the rplO gene encoding 50S ribosomal protein L15, giving the protein MILNEVHRGITKNRARKRIGRGPGSGHGKLAGRGRNGAGQRAGSKPHAMFAGGQTRIWQRIPKRGFNNKWAKTVVVVNLGEIDAAFDAGAEVTIEALVAKNVAKGRFDELKVLGDGELTKKVKISAHRFSKSAVEKIEKAGAEMVVVPGPKPVIEKQRAIRAEKKAAAAAKKS; this is encoded by the coding sequence ATGATTCTGAACGAAGTCCACCGCGGTATTACCAAGAATCGCGCCCGCAAGCGTATCGGTCGTGGCCCGGGTTCCGGCCACGGCAAGCTCGCCGGTCGCGGCCGCAATGGCGCCGGTCAGCGCGCGGGCTCGAAGCCGCACGCGATGTTCGCCGGCGGTCAGACCCGCATCTGGCAGCGCATCCCGAAGCGCGGCTTTAACAACAAGTGGGCCAAGACGGTCGTCGTGGTCAATTTGGGCGAGATCGACGCGGCGTTCGACGCTGGCGCCGAGGTGACGATCGAGGCCCTGGTGGCCAAGAACGTCGCCAAGGGGCGTTTCGACGAGCTGAAGGTCCTGGGCGACGGCGAGCTGACCAAGAAGGTCAAGATCAGCGCGCACCGCTTCAGCAAATCGGCCGTTGAGAAGATCGAGAAGGCGGGCGCCGAGATGGTAGTGGTCCCCGGCCCCAAGCCGGTGATCGAGAAGCAACGGGCGATCCGCGCTGAGAAGAAGGCGGCTGCCGCCGCGAAGAAGTCGTGA
- the rpsE gene encoding 30S ribosomal protein S5 yields the protein MARERREKTERQQGELSENVVKIKRCSAVVKGGRRFSFAALVVVGDNKGKVGHGYGKANEVPPSVEKARKAAMRNMIAVPMQGSTIPHTVKGTYGGAEVILVPASEGTGVIAGAAVKAVCESAGIHDILTKSFGSNNPVPLVKATIEALKKLRTKADIERLRGVTLS from the coding sequence ATGGCCCGCGAACGACGCGAAAAGACCGAACGCCAGCAGGGCGAACTGTCCGAGAACGTGGTGAAGATCAAGCGCTGCAGCGCCGTCGTGAAGGGCGGCCGCCGCTTCAGCTTCGCCGCGCTCGTGGTGGTCGGTGACAACAAGGGCAAGGTCGGCCACGGCTACGGCAAGGCCAACGAAGTCCCGCCCAGCGTCGAGAAGGCCCGCAAGGCCGCGATGCGGAACATGATCGCCGTCCCGATGCAGGGCTCGACGATCCCGCACACGGTGAAGGGCACCTATGGCGGCGCCGAGGTGATCCTCGTGCCGGCCTCCGAAGGTACGGGTGTGATCGCCGGCGCCGCGGTGAAGGCCGTCTGCGAGTCGGCCGGCATCCACGACATTCTTACCAAGAGCTTCGGCTCGAATAATCCGGTCCCGCTCGTTAAGGCGACGATCGAAGCCCTTAAGAAGCTCCGTACGAAGGCCGACATCGAGCGGCTCCGGGGAGTTACGTTGTCATGA
- the rplR gene encoding 50S ribosomal protein L18, protein MDKQKALNKQRTRRKFRVRKRLLGTAERPRLCVTRTLRNIAVQLVDDDAGKTLAAVSTQDKQLGSTVKYGGNADAAAAVGKAIAEKATAAGFKAVCFDRGPYKYHGRVAALADAAREAGLEF, encoded by the coding sequence ATGGACAAGCAAAAAGCCCTCAACAAACAGCGCACGCGACGCAAGTTCCGTGTCCGCAAGCGCCTCCTCGGAACGGCAGAGCGGCCGCGTCTCTGCGTCACCCGCACGCTGCGTAACATCGCGGTGCAGTTGGTCGACGACGATGCCGGCAAGACCCTGGCCGCCGTTTCGACGCAGGACAAGCAGCTGGGCAGTACGGTGAAGTACGGCGGCAACGCCGACGCCGCCGCCGCCGTGGGCAAAGCGATCGCCGAGAAGGCGACCGCCGCTGGCTTCAAAGCGGTCTGCTTCGACCGCGGCCCTTACAAGTACCACGGCCGCGTCGCGGCCCTGGCGGACGCGGCCCGCGAAGCCGGTCTCGAGTTCTGA
- the rplF gene encoding 50S ribosomal protein L6 translates to MSRLGKKPVAIPSGVKIDVANDRTITVEGKLGKLTYQHRPEVSIAVEDNEIVVTRGGEDRADRAFHGLTRALLANMVVGVSQGYEKKLEIQGVGYLGAISGDTLQLRVGFANEIQKKIPGDLQVTCPDQTHIVIKGLDKQRVGQFAAEVRAVRKPEPYKGKGIRYEGEQVRRKAGKAAK, encoded by the coding sequence ATGTCCCGACTCGGCAAGAAACCTGTTGCGATCCCCAGTGGCGTCAAAATCGACGTTGCCAATGACCGCACCATCACCGTCGAAGGCAAACTCGGCAAGCTGACCTATCAGCATCGCCCCGAGGTGTCGATCGCCGTTGAGGACAATGAGATCGTCGTGACGCGTGGCGGCGAAGACCGCGCCGACCGGGCCTTCCACGGCCTGACCCGCGCGCTGCTCGCGAACATGGTGGTCGGCGTTTCGCAGGGCTACGAGAAGAAGCTCGAGATCCAGGGCGTCGGCTACCTCGGCGCTATCTCGGGTGACACGCTCCAGCTCCGCGTCGGCTTCGCCAACGAGATTCAGAAGAAGATTCCCGGCGACTTACAAGTCACTTGCCCGGACCAGACCCACATTGTCATCAAGGGGCTGGATAAGCAGCGTGTCGGCCAGTTCGCCGCCGAAGTCCGTGCGGTGCGTAAGCCGGAGCCTTACAAGGGCAAGGGCATCCGCTACGAAGGCGAGCAGGTCCGTCGTAAGGCCGGTAAGGCAGCGAAGTAA
- the rpsH gene encoding 30S ribosomal protein S8 — MLTDPIADMLTRIRNAVRVERSAVQMPISKVKRGLAEVLKREGYIWDWTEEEVEGQPVKQLRLDLKYGPNGERVIQTIRRVSKPGRRVYQQAKGLRPVLNGLGISIVSTSRGVLSDREARQKNLGGEVLCELW; from the coding sequence ATGTTGACCGACCCGATCGCTGACATGCTCACCCGCATCCGCAACGCGGTACGCGTCGAGCGTTCCGCCGTGCAAATGCCGATCTCTAAGGTGAAGCGCGGCCTAGCCGAAGTGCTCAAGCGAGAGGGGTACATCTGGGACTGGACCGAGGAGGAGGTCGAGGGCCAGCCCGTCAAGCAGCTCCGCCTAGACCTGAAGTACGGTCCCAATGGCGAGCGTGTGATCCAGACGATCCGCCGTGTGAGCAAGCCTGGTCGCCGCGTTTATCAGCAGGCGAAGGGTTTGCGTCCGGTGCTCAACGGCCTAGGGATCTCGATCGTTAGCACTAGCCGCGGCGTCCTGAGCGACCGCGAAGCGCGTCAGAAGAACCTGGGTGGCGAAGTGCTCTGCGAACTGTGGTAA
- a CDS encoding type Z 30S ribosomal protein S14 has protein sequence MASKSKIAKAERKPKFSTRRECRCKLCGRPRAVYRKFGICRICFRKLADRGLIPGVRKASW, from the coding sequence ATGGCAAGCAAGTCGAAGATCGCCAAAGCCGAGAGGAAGCCGAAGTTCAGCACACGGCGTGAGTGCCGTTGCAAGCTTTGCGGACGCCCTCGCGCTGTGTACCGCAAGTTTGGCATTTGCCGGATTTGCTTCCGCAAGTTGGCCGACCGGGGATTGATCCCAGGCGTTCGCAAGGCGAGCTGGTAA